The following proteins are encoded in a genomic region of Stutzerimonas stutzeri:
- a CDS encoding class I SAM-dependent methyltransferase → MSESNTKPDERWLSLMNETSAWFDSPAGRQLLDQERRVIGQELSRCFGSYLVHYGPFANAAIEPQKIKRSVRLGPPLAGIEIVCEEQSWPIGEHAADVVVIQHGLDFSLSPHALLREAARSVRPGGHLLIVGVNPWSVWGASRLLTRRALRHARCIRPTRVGDWLNLLGFALEKRRFGCYCPPLSSSQWQARLSPLEIAGERMKLPTGGFYLLVARKLMVGLRPLRQSRRERMGQLLPMPVAKVSRRDAEQ, encoded by the coding sequence ATGAGTGAATCCAATACCAAGCCGGATGAGCGTTGGCTATCGCTGATGAACGAAACCAGCGCCTGGTTCGATAGCCCTGCGGGTCGGCAACTGCTCGATCAGGAGCGGCGCGTGATCGGTCAGGAGTTGTCGCGCTGTTTCGGCAGTTATCTGGTGCATTACGGCCCCTTTGCCAATGCCGCGATCGAGCCGCAGAAAATCAAGCGCAGTGTGCGGTTGGGGCCACCGCTTGCCGGTATCGAAATCGTGTGCGAAGAGCAGTCCTGGCCCATTGGCGAGCACGCCGCCGACGTCGTGGTGATCCAGCATGGGCTTGACTTCAGTCTCTCGCCTCACGCGCTGCTGCGCGAAGCCGCACGTAGCGTCCGGCCTGGCGGGCATCTGCTGATCGTCGGGGTCAATCCCTGGAGCGTATGGGGAGCGTCACGCCTGCTGACCCGTAGGGCGTTGCGTCACGCGCGATGCATCCGTCCCACCCGCGTCGGTGACTGGTTGAACCTGCTGGGATTCGCGCTGGAGAAACGCCGGTTCGGGTGCTATTGTCCGCCGCTTTCTTCGAGCCAGTGGCAGGCGCGATTGTCGCCGCTGGAAATCGCAGGCGAACGGATGAAGTTGCCGACCGGCGGTTTTTATCTGCTGGTGGCGCGCAAGTTGATGGTAGGCCTGCGCCCGCTCCGGCAAAGCCGCCGTGAACGCATGGGCCAACTCCTGCCCATGCCGGTAGCCAAGGTCAGCCGCCGCGATGCCGAACAGTAA
- the rnhA gene encoding ribonuclease HI, with protein sequence MSDETVEIYTDGACKGNPGPGGWGALLVYKGVERELWGGEAETTNNRMELMAAIRALEELKRPCQVKLVTDSQYVMQGINDWMPNWKKRGWKTAAKQPVKNADLWRQLDEQVNRHQVSWQWVRGHTGHPGNERADILANRGVVQAKRQTA encoded by the coding sequence ATGAGTGACGAAACAGTCGAGATATATACCGATGGCGCCTGCAAGGGCAATCCGGGCCCCGGTGGCTGGGGCGCGCTTCTGGTCTACAAGGGCGTGGAGCGCGAGCTATGGGGCGGCGAAGCCGAGACGACCAACAACCGCATGGAGCTGATGGCGGCGATCCGGGCACTGGAGGAACTGAAGAGGCCCTGCCAGGTCAAGCTGGTCACCGACTCCCAGTACGTGATGCAGGGCATCAATGACTGGATGCCCAACTGGAAGAAGCGTGGCTGGAAGACGGCCGCCAAGCAGCCGGTCAAGAACGCCGATCTCTGGCGTCAGCTCGACGAGCAGGTCAATCGCCATCAGGTGAGCTGGCAGTGGGTGCGCGGTCATACCGGCCACCCGGGAAACGAACGCGCCGATATCCTGGCCAATCGCGGCGTAGTACAGGCCAAACGACAAACCGCTTGA
- the dnaQ gene encoding DNA polymerase III subunit epsilon encodes MRSVVLDTETTGMPVTDGHRIIEIGCVEVIGRRLTGRHYHVYLQPDREVDEGAIAVHGITNEFLTDKPRFKDVADEFFEFIKGAQLIIHNAAFDVGFINNEFALLGQQDRAELSDHCSILDTLLMARERHPGQRNSLDALCKRYGVDNSGRDLHGALLDAEILADVYLTMTGGQTNLSLAGDGADSENGGRQQATPIRRLPADRPRTLVIRADAQELAAHAARMQAIEKAAGAAPLWVQLEQPADIEAQALPA; translated from the coding sequence ATGCGTAGCGTAGTGCTGGATACCGAAACCACTGGCATGCCGGTGACCGATGGCCACCGGATCATCGAGATCGGCTGTGTCGAAGTCATCGGGCGGCGCCTGACCGGCCGGCACTATCATGTGTACCTGCAGCCGGATCGGGAAGTCGACGAAGGCGCCATCGCGGTTCACGGCATCACCAATGAGTTTCTGACCGACAAGCCGCGGTTCAAGGATGTCGCCGACGAGTTCTTCGAGTTCATCAAGGGCGCGCAGCTGATCATCCATAACGCGGCGTTCGACGTCGGCTTCATCAATAACGAGTTCGCGTTGCTTGGCCAGCAAGATCGTGCCGAGCTGAGCGATCATTGCAGCATTCTCGATACCCTGTTGATGGCGCGCGAGCGCCATCCCGGCCAGCGCAACAGCCTCGACGCGTTGTGCAAGCGTTACGGCGTAGACAACTCGGGCCGTGACCTGCACGGCGCTCTGCTCGATGCGGAGATTCTCGCCGACGTCTACCTGACCATGACTGGTGGGCAGACCAATCTGTCCCTGGCCGGTGATGGTGCCGACTCCGAAAACGGTGGTCGCCAGCAGGCCACGCCGATTCGCCGGCTGCCGGCGGATCGACCCAGGACGCTGGTCATTCGTGCCGATGCTCAGGAGCTCGCTGCGCATGCGGCGCGCATGCAGGCTATCGAGAAGGCCGCAGGCGCGGCGCCACTCTGGGTGCAGCTGGAGCAACCGGCCGACATCGAGGCCCAAGCCCTGCCGGCTTGA